The Polyangiaceae bacterium genome includes a region encoding these proteins:
- a CDS encoding ABC transporter permease, with amino-acid sequence MIPLSYNVRNLAVRKATTVASAGGIALVVFVLASSLMLSEGLRRTLATSGKDDTVVVLRKGNNAELSSTIDDPTVGIVRSAPGVKAKSDGTPMSVAELMVVAFMETSDGKGRSNVQIRGVPSDVLDFRPEVRLLEGRPIKPGTDEVMVGKSISGRFKNLKLGDSFELRKNRPVKVVGVYEAGGSAFESEAWVDLDVLREAFGRRGVVSTVRVKLDSPSRFEGFETAIESDKRLGLDAVPEREFYEKQSEGTTLFITVMGVLIAVFFSVGAMIGATITMYAAVANRKREVGVLRALGFSRLMIVASFLFESVLIALIGGGIGALASLAMGFVSFSMMNFSTWSEIVFRFTPTPEIIGTSLLFGGVMGVLGGFFPALRAAAVSPVEAMRE; translated from the coding sequence GTGATCCCCCTGTCCTACAACGTGCGAAACCTCGCGGTGCGCAAGGCCACCACGGTCGCCTCCGCCGGCGGCATCGCGCTGGTGGTGTTCGTGCTGGCCTCGTCGCTGATGCTCTCCGAGGGCCTCCGGCGCACCCTCGCCACCTCCGGCAAGGACGACACGGTGGTGGTGCTGCGCAAGGGCAACAACGCGGAGCTCTCCAGCACCATCGACGACCCCACGGTTGGCATCGTCCGGAGCGCGCCGGGGGTGAAGGCCAAGAGCGACGGCACGCCCATGTCCGTGGCCGAGCTGATGGTGGTCGCTTTCATGGAGACCTCCGACGGCAAGGGCCGGAGCAACGTGCAGATCCGCGGGGTCCCGAGCGACGTCCTGGACTTCAGGCCGGAGGTACGGCTCCTGGAGGGCCGACCCATCAAGCCCGGCACCGACGAGGTGATGGTCGGGAAATCCATCAGCGGGCGCTTCAAGAACCTCAAGCTCGGCGACTCCTTCGAGCTCCGGAAGAACCGCCCGGTAAAGGTCGTCGGCGTCTACGAGGCGGGCGGCAGCGCCTTCGAGAGCGAGGCTTGGGTGGATCTCGACGTGTTGCGCGAGGCCTTCGGCCGCCGGGGCGTGGTCTCGACGGTGCGGGTGAAGCTCGATTCCCCGAGCCGCTTCGAGGGCTTCGAGACCGCCATCGAGAGCGACAAGCGTCTGGGCCTGGACGCCGTGCCGGAGCGCGAATTCTACGAGAAGCAGAGCGAGGGCACGACGCTGTTCATCACCGTGATGGGCGTGCTCATCGCTGTCTTCTTCAGCGTGGGCGCGATGATCGGCGCGACCATCACCATGTACGCCGCGGTCGCCAACCGCAAGCGCGAGGTCGGCGTGCTGCGCGCGCTGGGCTTCTCGCGCCTGATGATCGTGGCTTCGTTCCTGTTCGAGTCGGTGCTCATCGCCCTGATCGGCGGCGGCATCGGCGCCCTCGCCTCGCTCGCCATGGGCTTCGTGAGCTTCTCGATGATGAACTTCTCGACCTGGAGCGAGATCGTGTTCCGCTTCACGCCCACGCCCGAGATCATCGGAACGAGCCTGCTCTTCGGCGGCGTGATGGGCGTGCTCGGGGGGTTCTTCCCGGCGCTGCGCGCGGCGGCGGTGTCACCCGTCGAGGCGATGCGGGAGTGA
- a CDS encoding ABC transporter permease, producing the protein MNLATLAVKNIRRNRLRTVLTVLGVAVAILSFVLLRTVLDAWNTGAEHAAQDRLATWHKVTFVMPLPKRYFEEVRQVPGVKKATYLNWFGAKHPTRDREFFANLAVDPETFFDVYDDMVVPPAELAAWKQDRQGAIIGASLAKQFGWKVGDEVTLAGSIYPGDWKFRISGIYTAARRSVDQAQFLFHWDYMNESLPAGRKDQIGWITTSIEDVGRGPTIGTAIDKAFEEREIQTQTMSERALNSQFLGAASAILTALDIVSIVILVIMMLILGNTIAMGVRERTREYGVLLALGFRPGHIVSFVIGESLTVGFLGGVVGLGLSYPIVQQGMGRWLEENMGSWFPYFRIPALVSLGAIGIAVMLGLVAALIPAWRASKLDAVEALRRLG; encoded by the coding sequence ATGAACCTCGCCACCCTCGCGGTGAAGAACATCCGGCGTAACCGCCTGCGCACGGTCCTGACCGTGCTCGGGGTCGCGGTGGCCATCCTCTCCTTCGTGCTCTTGCGTACGGTGCTCGATGCGTGGAACACCGGCGCCGAGCATGCAGCGCAGGATCGGCTGGCGACCTGGCACAAGGTCACCTTCGTGATGCCGCTTCCCAAGCGCTACTTCGAGGAAGTGCGCCAGGTCCCGGGGGTGAAGAAGGCGACCTACCTGAACTGGTTCGGCGCCAAGCACCCGACCCGCGACCGCGAGTTCTTCGCGAACCTTGCCGTCGATCCCGAGACCTTCTTCGACGTCTACGACGACATGGTCGTACCGCCGGCGGAGCTCGCCGCCTGGAAGCAGGACCGGCAGGGCGCCATCATCGGCGCGTCGCTCGCCAAGCAGTTCGGCTGGAAGGTCGGGGACGAGGTCACCCTGGCCGGGAGCATCTACCCCGGCGACTGGAAATTCCGCATCTCCGGCATCTACACCGCCGCCCGACGCTCGGTCGATCAAGCCCAGTTCCTCTTCCACTGGGACTACATGAACGAGTCGCTGCCAGCCGGGCGCAAGGATCAGATCGGCTGGATCACCACCAGCATCGAGGACGTCGGGCGCGGCCCCACCATCGGCACGGCCATCGACAAAGCCTTCGAGGAGCGCGAGATCCAGACCCAGACCATGAGCGAGCGGGCGCTGAACTCGCAGTTCCTCGGCGCCGCGTCCGCCATCCTGACCGCCCTCGACATCGTCAGCATCGTGATCCTGGTGATCATGATGCTGATCCTGGGCAACACCATCGCCATGGGCGTACGGGAGCGCACCCGGGAGTACGGCGTGCTGCTCGCGCTGGGCTTCCGCCCGGGACACATCGTCAGCTTCGTGATCGGGGAGAGCTTGACCGTGGGCTTCTTGGGCGGCGTCGTCGGCCTGGGGCTCAGCTACCCCATCGTGCAGCAGGGCATGGGCCGCTGGCTGGAAGAGAACATGGGCTCCTGGTTCCCGTACTTCCGCATCCCCGCGCTGGTCTCCCTGGGTGCCATCGGCATCGCGGTGATGCTCGGCCTGGTCGCCGCGCTGATCCCGGCCTGGCGCGCCTCGAAGCTCGACGCCGTCGAGGCGCTCCGGAGGCTCGGGTGA
- a CDS encoding ABC transporter ATP-binding protein gives MSEAEPIITLRGVNKTFTRGKEKLEVLNELDLDIPKGSFEALMGPSGSGKTTLLNLIAGLDRPSKGSVEVAGKDIAKLGDSELSRWRSQHIGFIFQHFNLIPVLTALENVELPLLLTKLPAPERKKRAATALRVVGLEDRMGHRPAQLSGGQEQRVGIARAIVHDPTILVADEPTGELDRHSADEILGLLTKLNQDFDKTILMVTHDPAAAERASIIRKLDKGQLV, from the coding sequence GTGAGCGAAGCAGAACCCATCATCACCCTCCGGGGAGTCAACAAGACCTTCACCCGCGGCAAGGAGAAGCTGGAGGTCCTGAACGAGCTGGATCTCGACATTCCGAAGGGCTCGTTCGAAGCGCTGATGGGCCCGAGCGGATCGGGCAAGACGACGCTGCTCAACCTGATCGCCGGGCTCGACCGGCCTTCGAAGGGCAGCGTCGAAGTCGCGGGCAAGGACATCGCGAAGCTCGGCGACTCGGAGCTGTCGCGCTGGCGTTCGCAGCACATCGGCTTCATCTTCCAGCACTTCAACCTGATCCCGGTGCTGACGGCGCTCGAGAACGTGGAGCTGCCGCTGCTCCTGACCAAGCTGCCGGCACCGGAGCGGAAGAAGCGCGCGGCCACCGCGCTGCGCGTGGTCGGCCTCGAGGACCGCATGGGTCACCGGCCCGCTCAGCTCTCCGGCGGACAGGAGCAACGCGTCGGCATCGCCCGCGCCATCGTCCACGACCCGACCATCCTGGTCGCGGACGAGCCGACCGGTGAGCTCGACCGCCACAGCGCCGACGAGATCCTGGGCCTTTTGACCAAGCTCAACCAGGATTTCGACAAGACCATCCTGATGGTCACCCACGATCCGGCAGCGGCGGAACGCGCCAGCATCATACGCAAGCTGGACAAGGGTCAGCTCGTATGA
- a CDS encoding efflux RND transporter periplasmic adaptor subunit, which translates to MADRLSNDLASLKLDRETSDGGSPWLKRLVWLAVIALLGGGGYYVALPRLEAQFFKPEVLVTEISTITPAQASVKLTSSGYVVAQISSDVGPVVAGRVKSISIKEGDVVKAGQVIAILENSDRKSAISAARSQVTSAEARAQVSRADLAAMEIKAKRERALAKEGVSAPAVADDLEAQIAAQKKVVEAADAQTKAARSEVRNLQVNLDYMTVTAPIDGTVVGKPVGVGAMVGPFVGALAKLVDLGSIMVETDVPEGRVHTLALKAPTEILLDAFPGKRLRGEVAQIGPRVDRAKATVTVKVKFVDAADGVLPDMAARVNFLGEQLTEKSMKEPPKVVVPGSAVTERAGAKVVFVIDGGRVRMRPVTLGPPIGNGFELVEGPPSGTRVVKDPPKELADGRDVKERQGT; encoded by the coding sequence ATGGCGGACCGGCTCTCGAACGACCTCGCGTCGCTCAAGCTCGACCGCGAGACCAGCGACGGTGGATCGCCCTGGCTCAAGCGCCTGGTCTGGCTCGCGGTCATCGCTCTGCTCGGCGGCGGCGGTTACTACGTGGCGCTGCCCCGGCTCGAGGCGCAGTTCTTCAAGCCCGAGGTCCTGGTGACGGAGATCTCGACCATCACCCCGGCCCAGGCCTCGGTGAAGCTCACCTCCAGCGGCTACGTCGTCGCGCAGATCTCGAGCGACGTCGGCCCGGTGGTGGCCGGCCGCGTGAAGAGCATCTCGATCAAGGAGGGCGACGTGGTCAAGGCGGGCCAGGTCATCGCCATCCTGGAGAACTCGGATCGGAAGAGCGCCATCTCCGCAGCCCGCTCCCAGGTCACGAGCGCCGAAGCGCGAGCCCAGGTGTCCCGGGCCGATCTAGCGGCCATGGAGATCAAGGCCAAGCGCGAGCGGGCGCTGGCCAAGGAGGGCGTGAGCGCCCCGGCCGTCGCCGACGACCTGGAAGCGCAGATCGCCGCGCAGAAGAAGGTGGTCGAGGCCGCCGACGCGCAGACCAAAGCGGCGCGCTCGGAGGTCCGAAACCTGCAAGTGAACCTCGACTACATGACGGTGACCGCGCCCATCGACGGCACGGTGGTCGGCAAACCGGTCGGCGTCGGCGCCATGGTGGGGCCCTTCGTCGGAGCGCTGGCGAAGCTGGTGGACCTCGGCTCGATCATGGTCGAGACCGACGTACCGGAGGGGCGCGTCCACACCCTGGCGCTGAAGGCCCCGACCGAGATCTTGCTCGACGCCTTCCCCGGCAAGCGCTTGCGCGGCGAGGTCGCCCAGATCGGCCCGCGGGTGGATCGCGCCAAGGCCACCGTGACGGTGAAGGTGAAGTTCGTGGACGCCGCCGACGGCGTGTTGCCGGACATGGCGGCGCGCGTGAACTTCCTGGGCGAGCAGCTGACCGAGAAGAGCATGAAGGAGCCGCCCAAGGTCGTCGTGCCCGGCTCCGCAGTCACCGAGCGCGCCGGAGCCAAGGTCGTGTTCGTGATCGACGGCGGGCGCGTGCGCATGCGCCCGGTCACGCTCGGGCCGCCCATCGGCAACGGCTTCGAGCTGGTGGAGGGGCCGCCCAGCGGCACCCGCGTCGTCAAGGATCCGCCCAAGGAGCTGGCGGACGGTAGGGACGTCAAGGAGAGGCAGGGGACGTGA
- a CDS encoding LysR family transcriptional regulator codes for MIDWDDLRIFLAVSRAGTLARAGSALGINATTVGRRLEKLEETAGARLFDRTPEGYALTRAGHELLPRAERMESEALSLERSISGADRKAAGLVRLSVTEMLGTRFIAPHLPRFHQRHPEILLDLSCTNRSVQLARREADIALRLAQPREENLVVKKLTAIDLGLYAAKGYLERAGRPPGLADRLDGHDVIFFADARPFAVENEWLSGRLGRGRIVMRSDSVSAIFSATVAGLGIGLLPVIVGNAEPSLERIASEDAPEPRVVWQAVHRDLARATRIRAVLDFLGEIVVPATRARAKKRAAPSGR; via the coding sequence ATGATCGACTGGGACGACCTCCGCATCTTCCTCGCCGTGAGCCGCGCCGGCACGCTGGCCCGAGCCGGCAGCGCCCTCGGCATCAACGCCACCACGGTCGGTCGCCGGCTCGAGAAGCTGGAGGAGACCGCGGGCGCGCGCCTGTTCGACCGCACACCGGAGGGCTACGCGCTGACCCGGGCCGGGCACGAGCTCCTGCCGCGGGCGGAGCGCATGGAGAGCGAAGCGCTCTCGCTCGAGCGCAGCATCAGCGGAGCGGACCGGAAGGCCGCGGGGCTGGTGCGCCTGAGCGTGACCGAGATGCTGGGCACCCGCTTCATCGCGCCCCACCTGCCGCGATTCCACCAGCGGCACCCGGAGATCCTGCTGGATCTGTCCTGCACCAACCGGAGCGTGCAGCTCGCCCGCCGGGAGGCCGACATCGCGCTCCGTTTGGCACAGCCCCGCGAGGAGAACCTGGTGGTGAAGAAGCTCACCGCCATCGACCTCGGCTTGTACGCGGCGAAGGGCTACCTGGAGCGCGCCGGGCGTCCGCCGGGCCTCGCCGATCGTCTCGACGGCCACGACGTGATCTTCTTCGCCGACGCGCGGCCCTTCGCCGTGGAGAACGAGTGGCTCTCTGGCCGGCTGGGGCGCGGCCGCATCGTGATGCGCTCGGACAGCGTGAGCGCCATCTTCAGCGCGACGGTGGCCGGGCTCGGCATCGGGCTCCTACCCGTGATCGTCGGCAACGCCGAGCCGAGCCTCGAGCGCATCGCGAGCGAGGACGCGCCGGAGCCCCGCGTGGTCTGGCAGGCGGTGCACCGAGATCTGGCGCGCGCCACGCGGATCCGGGCCGTGCTGGACTTCCTGGGCGAGATCGTCGTCCCAGCCACACGCGCCCGCGCCAAGAAGCGTGCAGCGCCCAGCGGCCGTTGA
- a CDS encoding alpha/beta fold hydrolase, translating into MNREKPAESRASLGRRLRIIAQDGFGLGATLFEPRQPARATVVINGATAVPASYYSRFAEHLASSGYRVLSYDYRGVGASRPLNLRGFPASMSDWAELDARSVLDYAKQSHGAEPLVLVGHSFGGQLLGLLDDARDVTGAVLVGAQLGYYGHWPLFGRMKLGFVWNVMLPTLTRSFGYLPGAAGIGEDLPKGVAEQWARWCSHPDYLMSEHPAARRRFARFDKPTLFYSMSDDDFAPEGAVSQFLGALSSAPLEHRRVIPAELGVDAVGHFGFFHPRFTDTLWREVRWFIDDLAAGKQHFRPKRGRAPWNIDDEDVALDLAYGRA; encoded by the coding sequence ATGAATCGAGAGAAGCCCGCCGAGAGCCGAGCGAGCCTCGGACGCCGTCTTCGCATCATCGCCCAGGACGGCTTCGGTCTCGGAGCGACGCTGTTCGAGCCCCGCCAGCCCGCCCGGGCCACCGTCGTCATCAACGGCGCCACAGCGGTGCCGGCCAGCTACTACTCGCGCTTCGCCGAGCATCTGGCGAGCTCCGGCTACCGCGTGCTCAGCTACGACTACCGCGGTGTCGGGGCGTCGCGCCCGCTGAACCTCCGGGGTTTTCCCGCCAGTATGAGCGACTGGGCCGAGCTCGATGCGCGGAGCGTGCTCGACTACGCGAAGCAGAGCCATGGCGCCGAGCCCCTGGTGCTCGTCGGCCACAGCTTCGGCGGCCAGCTGCTCGGTCTGCTCGACGACGCGCGCGACGTGACCGGCGCCGTGCTGGTCGGCGCGCAGCTCGGCTACTACGGGCACTGGCCCCTCTTCGGGCGGATGAAGCTCGGCTTCGTCTGGAACGTGATGCTGCCCACCCTGACCCGCAGCTTCGGCTACCTACCGGGCGCCGCCGGCATCGGCGAGGACCTGCCGAAGGGCGTGGCCGAGCAGTGGGCGCGCTGGTGCAGCCACCCCGATTACCTGATGAGCGAGCACCCGGCGGCGCGGCGTCGCTTCGCGCGCTTCGACAAGCCGACGTTGTTCTACAGCATGAGCGACGACGACTTCGCGCCCGAAGGCGCAGTGAGCCAGTTCCTCGGCGCGCTCTCGAGCGCCCCGCTCGAGCACCGGCGCGTGATCCCGGCCGAGCTCGGGGTGGACGCCGTCGGGCACTTCGGCTTCTTCCACCCGCGCTTCACCGACACGCTCTGGCGCGAGGTGCGCTGGTTCATCGACGACCTGGCGGCGGGCAAGCAGCACTTCCGCCCGAAGCGCGGCCGCGCGCCCTGGAACATCGACGACGAGGACGTGGCGCTGGATCTGGCGTACGGCCGGGCGTGA
- a CDS encoding HEAT repeat domain-containing protein, translated as MSDKVPAQARIGAVLGVRPGEGRRTGLLFVHLLLASAVFILGRTVRDTLFLSRYSLAALPWMFVLYGVASAITAVVYSRYADRIPRHVAIVTSVAIGIASYLGVWVLVRTGAHWIYPVFYVWSEVAANLFIVQFWTLANDLHDPRSAKRLFGTIAAARILGVVLVGTSTGIIVRVIGTAQLLFVLAAIMGGMAVVALALAKEPRPVTEAPSTTAKRDHAVGSDPYVQSLGLFLLLAFTALTVGDYQFKAIARATFREDALAQFFALFYAGTGIVSLGFQLLVTPRLLRRLGVGWGMAVMPGVFGGASVLLPFLPNLGIASAMKFADNGFQYTIHETTLQALYVPFPAAVKARTRAILDAIVKPAAYGVGGVLLILLAERMAVEKLGFVTSGVVALWLVSVPLVRRRYLTSLEATLSARGTLALDADFVLDAASRKALLAVLERGNARHVLAALEQLGSDSTPELRAHVERLARSDDPDLRRAALEKLGTLPGASPDPARAALEDDDAYVRRAAVNAYAKLAGDECVDTLVARLDDPHQDVRVATIAGLLRDAGVEGAIVGGSRLEQLIVSGEPAQRTEAALVLGAVGPGAYRPLKKLLGDADPAVRRAALRACEAVADPRLVPLLTELLHDPAVRLRAANALSAIGAPALEPLLALMANPETPRDVRLLVPRVLRRIPTPATYQRLFSQVDAADSHLRLRILGALSRLRQSLKRPPEPIERLRVLLRAELERGYRNLAGWDAARLRFETPLLGEEMDFRHTRAIRRILRILELRYDPEPLRLVRERIEEPTRRANALEVLDTMLEPMLRPMVMRFFDDVPARELVKKAGDLGPEAAPSAADFMREEAAHPNPYITLVVLDALARHGDPLAGELGEAAAKRPEALAREGAVFALASGPPERARPVLAVLSQDPDPNVARHAKLELARLSGEPLEAQMHSTVEKVLFLKSAPLFAKVTGEDLAPLAHVAEEQTYAAGTHIFEQDEPGDSLFVVVRGHVAIVHDGDTVATLGPGEAFGEMAVLDKVPRSASAIAQDECEVLRIGSPEFYEILHEQVEIAAGVIRMLTQRLREATSASVDEKRQRLTSF; from the coding sequence ATGAGCGACAAGGTCCCCGCCCAGGCACGGATCGGCGCCGTCCTCGGCGTGCGCCCGGGCGAAGGACGTCGCACGGGCCTGCTCTTCGTGCACCTGCTCCTGGCCTCGGCGGTGTTCATCCTGGGCCGCACCGTCCGCGACACGCTGTTCCTGAGCCGCTATTCGCTCGCGGCGCTGCCCTGGATGTTCGTGCTCTACGGAGTCGCCTCGGCCATCACCGCCGTCGTCTACAGCCGCTACGCCGACAGGATCCCGCGCCACGTCGCCATCGTGACGAGCGTCGCCATCGGCATCGCCTCGTACCTGGGAGTCTGGGTCCTGGTGCGGACCGGTGCGCACTGGATCTACCCGGTGTTCTACGTCTGGTCCGAGGTCGCGGCGAACCTGTTCATCGTACAGTTCTGGACGCTGGCCAACGATCTGCACGACCCGCGCTCCGCCAAGCGCTTGTTCGGCACGATCGCTGCAGCGCGCATCCTGGGCGTGGTCCTCGTCGGCACCAGCACAGGCATCATCGTGCGCGTCATCGGCACGGCGCAGCTCCTGTTCGTGCTCGCGGCCATTATGGGCGGCATGGCCGTCGTCGCGCTCGCGCTCGCCAAGGAGCCGCGGCCGGTGACCGAGGCGCCGAGCACCACCGCGAAGAGGGACCACGCGGTCGGCTCGGATCCGTACGTGCAGTCGCTCGGGCTGTTCCTGTTGCTCGCCTTCACCGCGCTCACCGTGGGGGACTACCAGTTCAAGGCCATCGCCCGCGCCACCTTCCGCGAGGACGCGCTGGCGCAGTTCTTCGCGCTGTTCTACGCCGGAACCGGCATCGTCTCGCTCGGCTTCCAGCTCCTCGTCACCCCGCGCCTGCTCCGCCGGCTCGGTGTGGGCTGGGGTATGGCCGTGATGCCCGGCGTGTTCGGCGGCGCCAGCGTGCTCCTGCCGTTCTTGCCGAACCTGGGCATCGCCAGCGCGATGAAGTTCGCGGACAACGGCTTCCAGTACACCATCCACGAGACCACGCTGCAGGCGCTGTACGTGCCCTTCCCCGCGGCGGTGAAGGCGCGCACACGCGCCATCCTGGACGCCATCGTCAAGCCCGCCGCCTACGGAGTGGGCGGCGTGCTCCTGATCCTCCTGGCCGAGCGCATGGCCGTCGAGAAGCTCGGCTTCGTCACGAGCGGCGTCGTCGCGCTCTGGCTCGTCAGCGTGCCGCTGGTGCGACGCCGTTACCTGACCAGTCTCGAGGCCACGCTGAGCGCCCGCGGGACCCTGGCCCTCGACGCCGACTTCGTGCTCGACGCCGCCAGCCGGAAGGCGCTGCTCGCGGTGCTGGAGCGCGGCAACGCGCGGCACGTGCTGGCCGCCCTCGAGCAACTGGGCTCCGACTCCACTCCGGAGCTTCGGGCTCACGTCGAGCGCTTGGCGCGGAGCGACGATCCGGACCTGCGGCGCGCGGCGCTGGAGAAGCTCGGCACGCTCCCGGGCGCGTCACCCGATCCGGCCAGGGCGGCCCTCGAGGACGACGACGCCTACGTGCGGCGCGCGGCGGTGAACGCCTACGCCAAGCTGGCAGGGGACGAGTGCGTGGACACCCTGGTGGCTCGTCTCGACGACCCGCACCAGGACGTGCGCGTCGCCACCATCGCCGGGCTGCTCCGCGACGCTGGAGTGGAGGGCGCCATCGTCGGCGGCTCGCGGCTCGAGCAGCTCATCGTCTCGGGCGAGCCCGCTCAGCGCACCGAGGCGGCGCTGGTGCTGGGTGCCGTCGGCCCCGGCGCGTACCGTCCGCTCAAGAAGCTGCTCGGCGACGCCGATCCAGCCGTGCGCCGCGCGGCACTGCGCGCCTGCGAGGCAGTGGCCGACCCGCGTCTGGTCCCGCTCCTGACCGAGCTCCTGCACGACCCCGCGGTGCGGCTGCGCGCGGCCAACGCGCTCTCGGCCATCGGCGCGCCCGCGCTCGAACCACTGCTCGCGCTGATGGCCAATCCAGAGACCCCCCGCGACGTCCGCCTGCTCGTCCCCCGGGTGTTGCGGCGCATCCCGACTCCCGCGACCTACCAGCGGCTGTTCTCCCAGGTGGACGCGGCCGACAGCCACCTGCGCCTGCGCATCCTCGGCGCGCTGTCTCGCCTGCGCCAGTCGCTCAAGCGCCCCCCGGAGCCCATCGAGCGCCTGCGCGTGCTCCTGCGGGCGGAGCTCGAGCGTGGCTACCGAAACCTCGCTGGCTGGGACGCGGCGCGCCTGCGCTTCGAGACGCCGCTCCTCGGAGAGGAGATGGACTTTCGTCACACCCGCGCCATCCGTCGCATCCTCCGCATCCTGGAGCTGCGCTACGATCCGGAGCCGCTCCGGCTGGTCCGCGAGCGCATCGAGGAGCCGACCCGCCGCGCGAACGCGCTGGAGGTGCTCGACACCATGCTCGAGCCCATGCTCCGCCCGATGGTGATGCGGTTCTTCGACGACGTGCCCGCGCGCGAGCTGGTGAAGAAGGCTGGGGACCTCGGCCCGGAGGCGGCCCCGTCCGCCGCGGACTTCATGCGCGAGGAGGCGGCGCATCCGAACCCCTACATCACGCTGGTGGTGCTGGACGCGCTCGCGCGGCACGGCGATCCGCTGGCCGGCGAGCTGGGCGAGGCCGCCGCGAAGCGGCCCGAGGCCCTGGCCCGCGAGGGAGCCGTGTTCGCCCTGGCGTCCGGCCCGCCCGAACGCGCCCGGCCCGTGCTGGCCGTGCTCAGCCAAGACCCCGATCCGAACGTCGCTCGTCATGCCAAGCTCGAGCTCGCCCGTCTGAGCGGCGAGCCGCTGGAGGCCCAGATGCACTCGACCGTCGAGAAGGTACTGTTTCTGAAGAGCGCACCGCTCTTCGCCAAGGTCACCGGCGAGGATCTGGCTCCCCTCGCCCACGTCGCGGAGGAGCAGACCTACGCCGCGGGCACGCACATCTTCGAGCAAGATGAGCCCGGCGACAGCCTGTTCGTGGTCGTGCGCGGGCACGTCGCCATCGTCCACGACGGCGATACGGTCGCCACGCTGGGCCCCGGCGAAGCCTTCGGCGAGATGGCCGTGCTCGACAAGGTCCCGCGCAGCGCCAGCGCCATCGCCCAGGACGAGTGCGAGGTCCTGCGCATCGGCAGCCCGGAGTTCTACGAGATCCTGCACGAGCAGGTGGAGATCGCCGCTGGCGTGATCCGCATGCTGACCCAGCGCCTGCGCGAGGCGACCAGCGCGAGCGTGGACGAGAAGCGGCAGCGCCTGACCAGCTTCTGA
- a CDS encoding chemotaxis protein CheR, which produces MAISHRELFAWALPRLGLEPRSFERLGKQVRKRIGRRVSELGLGDLSAYRGYLETHPEEWQELDARCYVTISRFFRDRAVFELLERVALPGLAAQAEADGRHELSVWSAGAAGGEEAYSLALLWRFRLAPSYPGLELRVLGTEIDPVSLSRAARRRYPPGCLREVPADIREAAFVRVGAELELRAELANGVRFEHEDLRQVIAAGPFDMICCRNLAFTYFDSATRPAVLAALLTRLRGGGYLLIGRRESLPLALPALHEASPDSRLYRLADRP; this is translated from the coding sequence TTGGCCATCAGTCACCGCGAGCTCTTCGCCTGGGCCTTGCCGCGCCTGGGGCTCGAGCCGCGCAGCTTCGAGCGGCTCGGCAAGCAGGTCCGGAAGCGCATCGGGCGCCGCGTGAGCGAGCTCGGGCTCGGAGACCTGTCGGCCTACCGCGGCTATTTGGAGACTCACCCCGAGGAGTGGCAGGAGCTCGACGCGCGCTGCTATGTCACCATTTCGCGCTTCTTCCGCGACCGGGCCGTGTTCGAGCTGCTCGAGCGAGTGGCGCTGCCCGGGCTCGCGGCCCAGGCCGAGGCCGACGGACGGCACGAGCTCTCGGTCTGGAGCGCCGGCGCCGCAGGGGGCGAAGAAGCCTACAGCCTGGCGCTGCTCTGGCGCTTCCGCTTGGCGCCTTCGTACCCGGGCCTCGAGCTCCGCGTGCTCGGTACCGAGATCGATCCGGTGAGCCTGTCGCGGGCCGCTCGGCGGCGCTACCCGCCGGGCTGCCTGCGCGAAGTACCCGCGGACATCCGCGAGGCCGCGTTCGTGCGAGTCGGAGCCGAGCTCGAGCTCCGCGCGGAGCTGGCCAACGGAGTGCGCTTCGAGCACGAGGATCTCCGCCAGGTCATCGCCGCGGGCCCCTTCGACATGATCTGCTGCCGAAACCTCGCCTTCACCTACTTCGACTCGGCCACGCGCCCGGCGGTGCTCGCCGCGCTGCTCACTCGGCTCCGCGGCGGCGGCTACCTGCTGATCGGGCGGCGTGAGTCGCTCCCGCTCGCTCTGCCGGCCTTGCACGAAGCGAGCCCCGACTCGCGGCTCTATCGCCTCGCGGACCGGCCCTGA